CAACGAATGCTAATCCGACACCGCCTGCTACCACTTCATCGACTCCAACACCTTGCTGAACTGCCATAAATCCTAGGATACTGAATACCCCAATACCTGCTAATAATTCAAATCCGGAGTTACTGAAACCAGTAATAAATGCGTTATTTGTAATATCCGCTTTTTTAGGCAGATAACTGGAATACGTGATCATGATGGCAAATGCAATAGATAAACTGAAGAAAATCTGTCCATATGCAGCCACCCAAACCTTACCGTCTGCAATCGTGCTCCAGTCAGGCTTGAAGAATGCGTTAAGTCCTGTTCCAGCTCCTTCTAGAGTCAGAGCGCGAACAACGATAATCAAGAACAAAATAACTAGTGCTGGGATAAAAATCTTATTCGCTACCTCTACACCCTTTTTAACACCTTTGAAAAGAATTCCTAGTGTCACTACCCAGACGATTACTAATGGTAGTAATACGGAAGGAACAAGCCCACCAATCTCACCTGGTGCAGCTACCTGAAGGTATTCTCCAATCAGGAATCCGCCTGTATCTTCTCCCCACTTAAGATTCAGTGAGAACACGGAGTAGGACATGGCCCAAGCAATGATGACGGCATAATAAGTAGAAATTACAAATGCAATACCAACTTGCCACCAGCCAAGCCATTCATACTTTTTATTCATTCTTGCATAAGATAGTGGTGCAGATCCACGGTACTTATGACCCATAGTGAATTCAAGGATCAATAGTGGAATACCTGCTGTCAGAAGAGCGAATAAATATGGTACAAAGAATGCTCCTCCTCCATTTTCATAAGCAGTTGCTGGAAAACGCCAAATATTTCCTAACCCGATGGCCGATCCAACCGCCGCTAAAATAAATCCTGCTCTTGTCCCCCATTGCGGTCGATTTTCCATTCTCTTTCTCCCCCTACTCAGACTCTTTTTTTACCAAAAAATAGATGAAAGAGTCCAAATGTTTTATTTTTTCTGATTATTTAATATAATTTATACATAGTATAACTAGACTTTATGACTATGTCAAAACAAACTTTCACACTATATTAATCGACACCATATGACAATCCTCTACAATGTATTTTTATTCTATTAATATGACTAAAAAGGCTGTATATATTGATAGATAAGTGTTATATCATGAATATTCATTCATTTATTTTCCCAAAAGAAAAACACCTCTCTTTTTACCACTTAGTTAAAAGTAGATAAAAAGGAGGTGTTTATTACTTTCTTTGAAAAGTATTATTGGATTATTCTGCTGTTTTTAAAGACTTAAAACTGAATCCAATAATAACAAACGCTACAACCACTACCAATAGACCAAGTAATGTACTTCCTGTCAGACCTAATACGATATAACCTACAATCGAAACAGCGGCACATATGAGCGCATAAGGGAGTTGCGTCATCACGTGATCGATATGGTTACATCCTGCACCAGTGGAAGAAAGGATCGTAGTATCGGAAATTGGTGAGCAGTGATCTCCGAATACTGCTCCAGCTAGAACGGCTGCTAAAGCAGGCAGTAGAATGGAGACATCTGTTGCAGCCGCAATCTGACCTGCTATCGGCAGAAGTAATGTGAAAGTTCCCCATGATGTTCCTGTCGCAAGTGCAGTGAAACCAGCAATGATAAAGATTACAACCGGCAAGAACGCGATGTTCATGTTGGAATTTTGCACCTGTTCCGCAATGTATTCACCTGTTTGAAGTTCTCCAATTAATCCGGCTATCGTCCAAGCAAATAGAAGAATGTAAATAGCTGGAAGCATTGATTTTGAACCTTCCAAAAAGCCACGACCTACTACTTTATTAGATACTCCACCTTTAGAAATTTGACTAAATAATAATACAAGAGATACTATAAGCGCAAATAATCCACCATAGAACAACGCTGCTGATGGGTCTGTATTTTCAAAAATACCTAATAGTGTAACTTCTCCTTCAAGTGCTGAAGCACCTAACCAAAGCATTGCACCGATTACACCGACGAATAAAGCCACAATTGGCCATACTAGGTTTCCAATAGTTCCTTTTGTGCTAGTAGGCAATTCATCAGAAAGTTCCCCTGGCACTTCTTTATTTGGATCATATAATTGACCCGTTTTCATTGCAAGGTCTTCATGTTTTTTCATAGGACCGATATTAAAATTAAAATAACTTACCAGAAAAATCATAATTAAAGCAGAAAAAACGTATAAGTTCATCGGTATGATTTCCATAAATGCCCCAATAGCTGTCATACCACTAATATTTTGCTCAGCAATGACATTTGTGCCGATTATTCCGATAATAACCGCTCCCCAGCTAGACACTGGTGAAATGACGCAAATAGGTGCAGAGGTAGAGTCAATTAGATATGCCAGCTTTGCACGTGATACCTTATAACGATCTGTTAAGGGTCTGCTGATTTGACCTACTGCTAACGCGTTGAAATAATCATCAATAAAAATAATGATACCAAGTATTGCAGTTAAGAATTTGGATCCTCTTCTAGTCTTGATTTTTGTTTGTGCCCAGTCAGCAAAAGCTCTGCTTCCACCAGTAATAGAAATATAAGCAGTAATAATACCTAAAATTAGTAGGAAAGCAAGAATATAAATGTTCCATAAGTTCAGTTCACTGTCGTCTACAGAATAGAATAAACCTAACACTGTGTCCCAAATTAAAGTGACTGTTGCTACCGGATTAAAATTTGCCACAAGTAATGCAGCTGCCAGAATACCTACTCCAAGTGAAAGCAAAACTCTTCTGGTCAAAATAACCATCAAGATCGCAAGCACTGGAGGAATTAAAGAATAAATTGTTCCTTCCATAACAAAAAAACCCCCATTAAGCTGTAATATGTTTGACTGGCATCAAACGGTTTACAACAATGGAAGGCGCTGAAAGAAAACAAAATAAAAAGTAATGATAGAAAATAACTATCATTACCTATGTAATGTGTTATCCTCCATCCGATCAGTAGCCCTCCATTATAAAAACCGTCCGTACCGGTCATAATGGCAGTGTTATCCTTATTCAAGATAACCCCAGCAACATGAGTTCGACCGCTCATATTGCTTCGGCACAGCATCCTTTCTTTCTACCATCTAAGGTGTCAACCTCCAGTAGTTTTACTCTTATGCTATGCAGCCTCTACCTCATCGTATGATAAGGGAAGTATATTATTTTATGATTTCACTATAACATATATCCTGCTATAGGACAAAGGAAATATATTTCTTTTTTCTCTACTCTTTCCTTTTAGCTGACTGCTGCTATTTTCTCAAGGGAATCGCAGTCAACAATCGCTAAACTAAGATGGTCTTTTAAATTTATATCGTAAGGTGTTTCCAACTCTTCCCCTTCTTCTTCGACAACCCTGATGACAGGTCGTTCCGTTAGGTCTTTATTTTGCCCGACAACAAGCCCTTTTCTTCCATCATTCAATGTAACCATCAAGCCGTATGGATAGATGGCAACCGATTTGCGGAACGCTTCAATAATCTCTGGTTCATACAACGAACCAGCACCTGCATATAAAATTTCTAGGCCCTCATGTGGCAGCATGGCACTACGGTATATCCGGTGGGAAGTAACAGCATCAAAAACGTCCGCTACTGCTAGGATTTTTCCAAACAGATGAATATCATCCGACTTAATACCGCGTGGATAGCCACTGCCATTTAGACGCTCATGATGTTGGAATGCACAGTGTGCAACCATTAATGGAATCGTCTGCATGTTGCGGAGGATATCATACCCATAGGTCGCATGCCGCTTCATTTCAGCAAATTCATCACTTGTAAGTTTCCCAGGCTTAAAGAGAATGTCATTTGGAATCAACATTTTGCCGATATCATGAAGAATTCCACCAAGTCCTAATGTTTCTAAGTCTTTTTGTGACAACCCTAATTTTAACCCTATGGAGAGGGAATAGAGGGTCACATTTAACGAGTGGGTAAACACGTAATTATCGTGAACATACACATCTGTTAACAGGGCGGACACTTCTTCGTTTGATTTCATGTCTGTTAGCAGGTTTTGGATAAGTGACTTGATGCTTTTGGATGATTTGTCCATCACAAACCACTTACTTAATTCTTTTTCATGTTCGATGGATTTGAAGGTATCAGTAATTGTCTTTACTGCTTCCTTACGGGTTTTGTCCGAAATAATAGTCGGCACTTCCATCCCGCTTGTCCGTGCATCTTCTATATATACATAGGTTACATTCAATTGTTGCAAACGAGTAATCATGCGTGAAGTCACAGAGATCCCTTCACTCAACAGTACTCTACCAGAATCATTGTAGATTGACCTGGCCAACACCATTCCCGGTTTCATTGATTTTGTAGGTAATAGTCTCATAACTTCTCCTATCTTCACATTTCGACAAAATCTATATATTTCCTATTATAGTAAAAATTCCGGGATAAAGCTTGCTAATATAGAAAAAAGTTTTGAAAAGTTTATCGCAACAATAAATAGTTAGGAATACAACCAGTTGATTGAAGTGGAAGGCGCTTGACTCCTCGAAAATGCTAACGCATTTTCTTCGTGCGGTGAATAGCTGCCGTAGCCTTCCTTGTCCTGCGGGAGGAAGGGACATGGAAGACCCCACAGGCGCAAGCCGAGGCGGCTTCCGGACCGCCCGCGGAAAGCAAGCGCCTGCAACGGAAATCAACCGCAATTTAAAAATACCACCGGATGAGCACGATGGTATTATATATTGGTGTAAACTATAGCATTTTTAATAAAGCCTCTTTGCCCGGCATCCCAACCGTAATGCCCACATTCTCTGCCTCATACGTAATGGATTCCAAAGGGGCCTCTATTAATTGCTCGATGGTACGTACTCCAACTGCCCGGCCCGCAATGATCTTTCGGTCCTTCAGCTTGGCATTCAATAAGCCGACATCCAACGCTCCGCACATGATATACCCTTTATCACTAGTTACCGCCAAGAAATTAGTCTTTGGCAATCGCACCGTAATCGCCGTAAACGTATGGCCTTCGATTGTAATTGGTGTCATTTCAATCATAGATAATTGTCACGCTCCCTTCCCATATCAATTTATGGTTTGCGCGTGGAAAGGGTGTAAAAAATAGGTCAATTATCAGAAAATGAATGTGCTAATACATCCCGAAGCAGTTCCGGCAGAAAAAACTTCTTTTCTTTTGCCCGGATGATGCTTGGATACATTCTACCAAAAGTAAACATATCAATGGTCCCGACCGTTACACTGTCTGTTGCATTTAACCGTTTACCTCCAATATAAATATCTGTCACCTGAACGCTACCGTCTTTAATCGGCTCTGTGTCGAACCTGACACCGCTGAATGCCATACGCCCCATCACCTCACCACGGAACCCAAGACCTTTCACTCTCAAGTTTTCCATATCAGGGTGCAGAGCTTGTTGGACGACTTCCCTTAACTCCTCACCAGTCAACGTCACCCTGCAAGGATTAATAGGATGAGGACAAATACGATGGAGCATTCCAAGTGTGACCTCTCCTTTTTCAAGTCCATCAAGCAATACACCCGAATTGACCATCCCGATATCAGCCTCACACCATTCTCTTAACTTATCTGCAAGCAAATCTGGAAAAATAGAAGATGCAAACCACTCTACCTGTAGCGATGCTTCCAAACTTCCTACCTTTTTATTCAAATGCTTCTCCGCTACTTGTTCCATGTCTTTAATCCGCTCTGTTACTTGTTGATCCGGTTTATAGAGTTCCAACTTATGAAGTGTGGCAGTAGAATGAGTCAGTACTTTTAACTCTTGGTCATATCCAAGATCTATCTGCCCTATGTATTGCCCATACTTCCCCGCTCCACAAATTAATGTATTTCCAATCCGTCTTCCTTCAGGCAGAACATGATGGGTATGTCCGCCAAGGATAACGTCTATCTCAGGAAACCTCCTTGCCATCTCCTCATCATCAGAAATTCCCAGATGTGAAAGTACCACAATAACGTCGGCCTCTTCTTTTAAAGCCGGTAGGTATTTTTCCAAAATAATATAAGGGTCTTCTATTTTCCAACCGAGCAGCGCATAAAAATGCTGATAAAAAACTGTCACTCCAATAAAAGCAACCTTAATATCACCCATGGTTTTCACATCATAAGGCTTTACCCAATCCGGATAATCGCCATTTGCTTCGAATAGATTGGCAGCTAAAATAGAAAATTCCGCATCCTCATAAAGCTGTGATAATCCCTGATAGTCCAATGTTATTCCTTCATTATTTCCGAACGTGGCATAGTCATAGCCAAGCATGTTCAATAGACTTGTATTGGCCTTGCCACCGGTAGCTTCTGTAATAGGGTGAAAACGGTCCATATTATCCCCAATATCGACAAGGGCCGATGGCAGTGTGGAATCCTTCTCCTTTAGAAAAGTAGCAAGTTTGGGATAGGCATCAAAATGACTATGAATATCGTTTGTATGTAAAATTCTAATTTGTTGCACGCCGTTTCTCTCCTCTAAAATAAATCTAATTGCCTTGGTGCCAATCCTGTGTATTCGACACCCAATAGGTCAATCATCTGTTTGGCATTTCCAGCTGCATGGCCTCCAGAGTTATTGTTGAATAACATATAGATGTTACTAGATGATGGAGTTAACCTTTCTAGATTCGCCTTCCATTCCATTAGTTCGTTAAGGTTATAATCATACAAATAGCGAACCTCTCTCCATTCCTTTCCTGATGCAGGCTTTGTCCAACCATGAACGTTCCTTCCATGCAGGCGTATTAGAGTATTGTCTGGATCTGTAGGATGCAGGACGGTCGGAATAGACCCTGTTCCCGCTTGTGGTTCATCACAAATACTATGAATCCACCCTTCCTCTTCCATAAACTTCAGCGTTCTGTCATGATAGGCAGACTGAAACCAAGTCTGGTTACGGAACTCCAAGGCCACTTTCGTATCTCCCATTTGCTCTTTACACCATCTTAAATAATCGACATTCTCCTTCTTGCATTCAAACCATGGTGGAAACTGAAAAAGAACCATCGCCATTTTTCCAGCCTTTTCATAAGGCTCAATAGATTCCCTAAAAGCTGTAAACATTCGTTCTTTTGTGTCAAAAGGTATCTCACCACGCTGATGACCAGTCATTCCTTGATATGCCTTTACTATAAACTGAAATCTTTCCGGTGTATCCGCAACCCATTTTTCTACGTTCTGTTTCGGTTGAATGGCATAAAAGGAAGCATCCACCTCTACGGTAGGAAAGTGGGCACCATATTCCAGCAGTTTGTCCCTAGGTGCAATACCCGCAGTATATAACGAATCATGATCTCCCCAGCCTGTCACCCCAACATAAATCATCCGCTTCACCTCATTTTTTACATTTTATCATAACTGAAGGTAATTTCTCATGTTTATAGTGCAGAATATGGGAGTAATTGGTATGATGAATGTATCATTGATACTTTCGGAGGCGCTATGAAAAATAAGATTGTTGTTTTTGACTTACTATTCTATTTGGCTTTACCTTATCTGATTTGGAAATTTGGACAAGAACCGCTTGGAGACTACTATGCAATATTGCTTTCCACTGCGCCGGGATTTGTCTACACCATAGTCCGTTTCGCTGTTGAGAGGCAGTTTAATGTGACAGGGATATTTATTATGGTTTCTCTTTTAGTGAGCACGCTGGTTGATATCCTTTCAGGTGATGCCTTTACTATGCTTCAAAACTCGGTATATGTATCTGCTGGATTTGGCATATTGATTCTCGGTACCATGCTTATTAAAAAACCTTTAGCACTTTATTTTGGAGCTGACATTGCCTATTTACAGGGTCATAAGCGAGAAGAAAGCTTAAAGCTTTATCGACACAAAACCATTCTGCCTACCTTTTATTTTATTACTGCTGTATGTGCACTAAGAGGTCTTGTGGGTGCAGGATTAAAGTATTATCTTATCGGTGTTTATGGGGTGGACGGGTATGATAGAATACTATTCTTTATGAAGGTAAATGGCTGGATATTTGGTGCATTAATTGCTGCAGGATTCATATATTCGAGTTTGAAAATAAATGATTATTTGGAAAAAACGAAAGTCGTGGATACCATTGATAATGATTTAGTAGGGTAAATTACTCCCTATGGGAAAAATAAATGCCTGCAAGGGAAGTATGGATTTGCAGGCATTTACATATATCTTAGGAACCCTCGTCCGCTGGCATTCTTAAATTCCCTTCGTTTTGGATATTAATTTTGATATCTTGTGTAAATACGAGCTTTGGATAATATTTTGAACGCCAGTTTTTTAATTTCTCTCTAGATAACTCTTTTCGAAAATACTGTCCAATTCCGAGGATATCAGCTTCACTTGATTGAATTTTTGAAAACATCTTATCGTACCTTTCCAGAAGCAAGGCTGTCAACGCCTTTCTTATTTCCTCTCTCGAAGCATCTTCCTTAGTTTCTAAAACCATCACATTCAACCGTAATTCGGAATGAAAGTATGGCCTTCCATCTACTATTTTACTATCATGATTCATTCTGTTTCCTAAAATCATGACACTTCCTTCATTCATCACTTCAATTTTTCCTTGATTGCTTTCATCATTAAAGGCATTGTAAAGCAACGTTTCATCGGAGTCTATCATATCAACCATTTTCCCGTTTTTGATGACTGCCCCTCCGACAAATTCACATAGAGAATCTTCCCCTTTGCTTATCATGGCAATGGAAACGTCTTTCGTATAGGAATGAATGCTATGATAGACATGCCATACCCTTGTAATCGGAATTTGCGGATTCCAGCCTGCATTTTTTTCAAAGAAATCCAACAACACCGTTTCTTCAGAATGCTCCTGGTTTTCCAGTGCGGTAAATAATTCCTCTATATCATTCTGGCTAATGACCATTAACGCTTTGGAAGGAACATCCCTTGACCTCATGAAACCAGATATTAAATCCTTCATTCCTTCCTCAGCCAAACTTCTGTCGACAATGATGACTTTGGCATGTAAAAGATCTACGTTGCTCTCCAAATTTGCGCTCATCTTATCAATAATTTGGTTAATCGTGCTACCCGTCTCTCTCACGATAGTTGTTCGTACTTGTCCCCTTGCTGCCTGAGGTACTTGCAAGAACAGCTTATATTCTTCTTGGTTCTTAGTAATCCCAAGAACCACTGGCATCGTTCTATGATTAATGTCTTTATTATCCCAACATCCTGCTAGGCTAAGAACAAACACAAACATTATACAAAGTCCAAGCTTTTTAAGCACCATGCTTCTTTCCTCCCTTTGAGAGCATCCCCATGCACAATAATGATAATGGTACGGTAATCAGGACGTAAAATCGAAAAAAGGTATTCCAGCTAAAGAGTTCTTCTACATCACTCCAGTTAGGAATCAAGAGACATATTAGAAAGATGCTCAAAGTAAAAACAAGAGCCAAATAAGATGGTTTTACAATGGGAATAAACGAGTGGGCGATTCTTACTGCCTTCCACATTACTAATGAAAGGAACAGCATGATGAAGGTTATTAAACTCAATAAGAAAAATATAGTGACGCGATCAAACATCAGCCATGTGATGTTGATTGCATCCAATGTCATGACAAAAGGAAAGAAAAAAGTAGAGGCAGTAGCCTGACCATAAGTAAGGATTGGGACATAGACTGAAAGAAAGAAACATGGAACAACCAAAGCAATTCCCCAAAAAACCATATTTTTCTTGTAAGAAAAATATGGTTGTACAAAACCAAGAAACAAAAAACCCTCCACCTATAGCAAAAAAGCTATTTAAGAAATCCTGTTTCTTTAGGAAGGAAAAGTCAGAATTCCAAACAGGGTAGAGGTAGTTCCAATCCACATTTTGAAAAGAAAAAAACATGACAAAGATAATGAGCGGCAAAAAAAGATAGGCAATTACCACCCCGGTCCTAAAGATGGCTTCTACCCCCTTGATGGCCATATAACAAGTGATAACCAATAATAAAAGCATAATGGCCCAGAGCGGTGTATTGGATAAAAACACTATGGTTATGATTTCTGAATATGCACGGACGGAAATAATCATCGCCATCATAAAATACGCAAAAATCGGAAGAAGGAAGAGTACCTTTAATAACTGTCCTCCTTGTGTGTAAATTTCAATGATATCCTTACCAGGAAAAAAGGCCAAACCTTTCAAATACAAATAAACAACACAAATATGAAGCAGTACACCTAGCAAAATAGGTATCCAGTGGGACTCATTAGAACTACCTATAATATTGGCTGGGTAGAGAAAGAAAATTAGACCAAGATGAGTCAACAAATATATGAAAATTACCTGCCAGCTTTTATCCACTATTAATATCATCCTTTGAAAAATCCATATTTAAATACGGGACGCCAAGCGTATTTATACTGGCAAAATATCCACAAATCAAAAACACTCCTGCCATGATACCTAGAACACCGAATATAGACGCTAAAATCAAAATGGTATACTTCAACATCCGAATGGTGATCAAATTCTGGTAGCCAATGACGGTTGCGTTGGCAATGGTTGTTGCCGCCAACACTATAATGAGAAGATTGCTGACCAATTTAGCCTCAACAGCTGCTTGACCAAGGATAATCCCCCTACCATGGTAATGGTTGGTCCGATACTTTGGGGCAACCG
This window of the Sutcliffiella horikoshii genome carries:
- a CDS encoding sodium-dependent transporter; this translates as MENRPQWGTRAGFILAAVGSAIGLGNIWRFPATAYENGGGAFFVPYLFALLTAGIPLLILEFTMGHKYRGSAPLSYARMNKKYEWLGWWQVGIAFVISTYYAVIIAWAMSYSVFSLNLKWGEDTGGFLIGEYLQVAAPGEIGGLVPSVLLPLVIVWVVTLGILFKGVKKGVEVANKIFIPALVILFLIIVVRALTLEGAGTGLNAFFKPDWSTIADGKVWVAAYGQIFFSLSIAFAIMITYSSYLPKKADITNNAFITGFSNSGFELLAGIGVFSILGFMAVQQGVGVDEVVAGGVGLAFVVFPQIINEFPAFKELFGFLFFGSLVLAGLSSLISIVETFIAGVQDKFKVSRTKAVAFGGGLSALVSILFATKGGLNFLDVADYFINQFGVALAGLVQVIVVVWFARQLKPLQSHANEISDVKLTGFLGSWWKLSLAVITPIVLGYMMFDLIRTNIAEVYGAADGYTRIFTIQYGVVVAVLALLVGIAFSLIKWKKDTLELPVSSSKEVNK
- a CDS encoding Na+/H+ antiporter NhaC family protein; the protein is MEGTIYSLIPPVLAILMVILTRRVLLSLGVGILAAALLVANFNPVATVTLIWDTVLGLFYSVDDSELNLWNIYILAFLLILGIITAYISITGGSRAFADWAQTKIKTRRGSKFLTAILGIIIFIDDYFNALAVGQISRPLTDRYKVSRAKLAYLIDSTSAPICVISPVSSWGAVIIGIIGTNVIAEQNISGMTAIGAFMEIIPMNLYVFSALIMIFLVSYFNFNIGPMKKHEDLAMKTGQLYDPNKEVPGELSDELPTSTKGTIGNLVWPIVALFVGVIGAMLWLGASALEGEVTLLGIFENTDPSAALFYGGLFALIVSLVLLFSQISKGGVSNKVVGRGFLEGSKSMLPAIYILLFAWTIAGLIGELQTGEYIAEQVQNSNMNIAFLPVVIFIIAGFTALATGTSWGTFTLLLPIAGQIAAATDVSILLPALAAVLAGAVFGDHCSPISDTTILSSTGAGCNHIDHVMTQLPYALICAAVSIVGYIVLGLTGSTLLGLLVVVVAFVIIGFSFKSLKTAE
- a CDS encoding HD-GYP domain-containing protein, with the protein product MKPGMVLARSIYNDSGRVLLSEGISVTSRMITRLQQLNVTYVYIEDARTSGMEVPTIISDKTRKEAVKTITDTFKSIEHEKELSKWFVMDKSSKSIKSLIQNLLTDMKSNEEVSALLTDVYVHDNYVFTHSLNVTLYSLSIGLKLGLSQKDLETLGLGGILHDIGKMLIPNDILFKPGKLTSDEFAEMKRHATYGYDILRNMQTIPLMVAHCAFQHHERLNGSGYPRGIKSDDIHLFGKILAVADVFDAVTSHRIYRSAMLPHEGLEILYAGAGSLYEPEIIEAFRKSVAIYPYGLMVTLNDGRKGLVVGQNKDLTERPVIRVVEEEGEELETPYDINLKDHLSLAIVDCDSLEKIAAVS
- a CDS encoding YunC family protein, whose amino-acid sequence is MIEMTPITIEGHTFTAITVRLPKTNFLAVTSDKGYIMCGALDVGLLNAKLKDRKIIAGRAVGVRTIEQLIEAPLESITYEAENVGITVGMPGKEALLKML
- a CDS encoding bifunctional metallophosphatase/5'-nucleotidase, yielding MQQIRILHTNDIHSHFDAYPKLATFLKEKDSTLPSALVDIGDNMDRFHPITEATGGKANTSLLNMLGYDYATFGNNEGITLDYQGLSQLYEDAEFSILAANLFEANGDYPDWVKPYDVKTMGDIKVAFIGVTVFYQHFYALLGWKIEDPYIILEKYLPALKEEADVIVVLSHLGISDDEEMARRFPEIDVILGGHTHHVLPEGRRIGNTLICGAGKYGQYIGQIDLGYDQELKVLTHSTATLHKLELYKPDQQVTERIKDMEQVAEKHLNKKVGSLEASLQVEWFASSIFPDLLADKLREWCEADIGMVNSGVLLDGLEKGEVTLGMLHRICPHPINPCRVTLTGEELREVVQQALHPDMENLRVKGLGFRGEVMGRMAFSGVRFDTEPIKDGSVQVTDIYIGGKRLNATDSVTVGTIDMFTFGRMYPSIIRAKEKKFFLPELLRDVLAHSFSDN
- a CDS encoding DUF72 domain-containing protein; translated protein: MIYVGVTGWGDHDSLYTAGIAPRDKLLEYGAHFPTVEVDASFYAIQPKQNVEKWVADTPERFQFIVKAYQGMTGHQRGEIPFDTKERMFTAFRESIEPYEKAGKMAMVLFQFPPWFECKKENVDYLRWCKEQMGDTKVALEFRNQTWFQSAYHDRTLKFMEEEGWIHSICDEPQAGTGSIPTVLHPTDPDNTLIRLHGRNVHGWTKPASGKEWREVRYLYDYNLNELMEWKANLERLTPSSSNIYMLFNNNSGGHAAGNAKQMIDLLGVEYTGLAPRQLDLF
- a CDS encoding VC0807 family protein — its product is MKNKIVVFDLLFYLALPYLIWKFGQEPLGDYYAILLSTAPGFVYTIVRFAVERQFNVTGIFIMVSLLVSTLVDILSGDAFTMLQNSVYVSAGFGILILGTMLIKKPLALYFGADIAYLQGHKREESLKLYRHKTILPTFYFITAVCALRGLVGAGLKYYLIGVYGVDGYDRILFFMKVNGWIFGALIAAGFIYSSLKINDYLEKTKVVDTIDNDLVG
- a CDS encoding Ger(x)C family spore germination protein, whose translation is MVLKKLGLCIMFVFVLSLAGCWDNKDINHRTMPVVLGITKNQEEYKLFLQVPQAARGQVRTTIVRETGSTINQIIDKMSANLESNVDLLHAKVIIVDRSLAEEGMKDLISGFMRSRDVPSKALMVISQNDIEELFTALENQEHSEETVLLDFFEKNAGWNPQIPITRVWHVYHSIHSYTKDVSIAMISKGEDSLCEFVGGAVIKNGKMVDMIDSDETLLYNAFNDESNQGKIEVMNEGSVMILGNRMNHDSKIVDGRPYFHSELRLNVMVLETKEDASREEIRKALTALLLERYDKMFSKIQSSEADILGIGQYFRKELSREKLKNWRSKYYPKLVFTQDIKINIQNEGNLRMPADEGS
- a CDS encoding GerAB/ArcD/ProY family transporter, with product MFLGFVQPYFSYKKNMVFWGIALVVPCFFLSVYVPILTYGQATASTFFFPFVMTLDAINITWLMFDRVTIFFLLSLITFIMLFLSLVMWKAVRIAHSFIPIVKPSYLALVFTLSIFLICLLIPNWSDVEELFSWNTFFRFYVLITVPLSLLCMGMLSKGGKKHGA